A window of Marinobacter salarius contains these coding sequences:
- a CDS encoding arginine N-succinyltransferase, producing the protein MSMIIRPVALSDLAALQQIAVESGPGFTSLVDDRDFLTQKIRHSMDSFNRHTGTPGDEGYLFVLEDPETGEIMGTTGIEASVGIRRPLYHYHRSQVVHHSPELNLLRRLEVLNMCNHYTGCSEICTLFLRPRFRRAHAGKLLSRVRFLFMAQHPQRFAETVIAEMRGISDEGGQSPFWDWLRTHFVDLDFSTVTRMVGTGDNGFIADLMPRHPLYTHLMDENARAVIGQVHPQTRPALTMLEAEGFRHNGYVDLFDAGPTVEARLADIRSVSTSVGCRIQIVDDVQPTLEEWNRGGQGRLLAITNTETANFRATVTSAARYLPAHNLLQVPAALAKSLHLRNDGEVRFMELATAQSGAATTAIPLRQQQEAIHAHR; encoded by the coding sequence ATGTCTATGATTATCCGCCCGGTTGCCCTCTCAGACCTCGCCGCTCTGCAGCAGATTGCCGTGGAATCCGGCCCCGGTTTCACCTCACTGGTCGATGACCGTGATTTCCTGACCCAGAAAATCCGTCATTCCATGGACAGTTTTAACCGCCATACCGGTACCCCAGGCGACGAAGGCTATCTGTTCGTGTTGGAAGACCCGGAAACCGGCGAAATCATGGGTACCACCGGTATTGAAGCCTCTGTAGGCATCCGACGCCCTCTGTATCATTATCATCGCAGCCAGGTCGTTCACCACTCGCCGGAACTGAATCTGCTCCGCCGACTGGAAGTCCTCAACATGTGCAATCATTACACCGGTTGCAGCGAGATCTGCACACTGTTTTTGCGGCCCAGGTTTCGGCGGGCGCACGCGGGCAAGCTGCTCTCCCGGGTTCGCTTTCTGTTTATGGCCCAGCATCCGCAGCGTTTTGCTGAGACTGTCATCGCTGAAATGCGGGGCATCTCGGACGAAGGCGGGCAGTCGCCCTTCTGGGATTGGTTGCGGACCCATTTCGTGGATCTTGATTTCAGCACGGTGACACGCATGGTGGGCACGGGCGACAACGGCTTTATCGCCGACCTGATGCCCCGACACCCGCTCTACACCCATTTGATGGACGAAAACGCCCGCGCTGTTATCGGGCAGGTACACCCGCAAACCCGTCCGGCCCTCACCATGCTCGAAGCCGAAGGGTTCCGCCATAATGGTTACGTGGATCTGTTTGATGCCGGCCCGACCGTTGAGGCGAGACTGGCCGATATCCGCTCGGTATCGACGTCCGTCGGCTGCCGTATCCAGATTGTTGATGATGTGCAACCGACGCTCGAGGAATGGAACCGGGGTGGCCAGGGCCGACTGTTGGCCATCACCAATACCGAAACGGCGAATTTCCGCGCCACCGTCACCAGTGCTGCCCGATACCTGCCTGCTCACAATCTCCTGCAGGTACCGGCAGCACTGGCAAAGTCGCTTCATCTGCGCAACGATGGAGAAGTCCGCTTCATGGAACTTGCAACCGCACAGAGCGGCGCTGCGACCACAGCCATTCCACTGCGCCAACAACAGGAGGCCATCCATGCACACCGATAG
- a CDS encoding Lrp/AsnC family transcriptional regulator, whose amino-acid sequence MISKQDQRLLLHLRQNARCSVSDLARALDLSRSTVQNRIAKLEASGVIRGYSVELGGEYTATQVEAHVSIKVFQKLTARTNAALEQISQVSQLYSVSGEYDLIAIVQAQSLEELSAVLDEIGNLEGVERTNSAVVLETRFRR is encoded by the coding sequence ATGATCAGCAAGCAGGACCAAAGGCTACTATTACACCTGCGCCAGAATGCCCGTTGCAGTGTCTCGGACCTGGCCAGGGCACTGGACCTGTCGCGCTCAACGGTGCAGAACCGCATTGCAAAGCTCGAAGCGAGTGGCGTGATTCGCGGGTATTCCGTTGAGCTTGGAGGCGAGTATACGGCAACCCAAGTGGAGGCCCATGTGTCGATCAAGGTTTTCCAGAAGCTGACGGCTCGAACCAACGCAGCCCTGGAACAGATCAGCCAGGTATCCCAGTTGTATTCTGTCAGCGGCGAGTATGATCTGATTGCCATCGTCCAGGCTCAGTCCCTGGAGGAGCTGAGTGCGGTTCTGGACGAAATCGGCAATCTTGAGGGTGTGGAGCGAACCAATTCGGCGGTGGTTCTGGAGACGCGTTTCAGGCGTTGA
- a CDS encoding peroxidase family protein gives MNIKETFETSEKTYKKVNMCPGHGMGGRHPSRKGLDQLSGHDDPGMFGRMFPGLSALDVPDNKLQALAEAMLDPDPTDSSLDNPGIPGGYTYFGQFVDHDITLDLSSLSDKKRDPLGLENFRTPALDLDNVYGLGPDGSPHLYARNPADPSQRGPKLVIGRNINVDFGGITGDFANDLPRSPEGVALIGDPRNDENLLVAQTHLAFLKFHNAVCDKLQSEGVAAEQLLTEARKTVTYHYQWMVLHDWMERLCGEGATDRILNDGRQYYRFKKTPYMPVEFSVAAYRLGHSMVRQRYSHNRIFADTGFDLLFAFSGLSGDIIGNLAPQPPTGPTPVSVLPSNWIIDWRRFHDLDRPSSMPFNPSRKLDPLLVEELHNLPGGGGNLAFRNLKRGVSLGLPSGQDVAREMGVANALTADEIATGPDGEEAKRQGLHESTPLWYYILKEAQVKEAGDRLGPVGAAIVSEVFVGLIHGDQQSFLWQEGKDWKPSLPAATPGTFTMADMLRFIGDINPLGD, from the coding sequence ATGAATATCAAGGAAACGTTCGAAACGAGCGAAAAAACGTACAAGAAAGTCAACATGTGTCCCGGCCATGGCATGGGCGGACGGCACCCGTCACGCAAGGGGCTTGACCAGTTATCCGGCCACGATGACCCAGGCATGTTTGGTCGTATGTTTCCGGGCCTGTCGGCCCTGGATGTGCCAGACAACAAGTTACAGGCGCTGGCGGAAGCCATGCTGGATCCCGATCCGACGGACAGTTCACTGGACAATCCGGGCATTCCGGGCGGTTACACCTACTTTGGCCAGTTTGTCGACCACGACATCACGCTCGATCTGAGCTCTTTGTCCGATAAGAAAAGGGACCCGCTGGGACTGGAGAACTTCCGTACCCCGGCGCTGGACCTGGATAATGTCTATGGTCTCGGCCCTGACGGCTCACCCCATCTGTATGCCAGGAACCCGGCGGACCCTTCGCAACGTGGTCCCAAGTTGGTGATTGGCCGGAACATCAACGTCGATTTTGGTGGCATCACCGGCGATTTTGCCAACGACCTTCCCCGCAGCCCGGAAGGCGTGGCATTGATTGGTGACCCGCGCAACGATGAAAACCTGCTGGTTGCGCAGACCCACCTGGCCTTCCTGAAGTTCCATAACGCTGTGTGTGACAAGCTGCAGAGCGAGGGCGTAGCGGCTGAACAGCTCCTGACTGAAGCCAGGAAAACCGTGACTTACCACTATCAGTGGATGGTGCTCCACGACTGGATGGAGCGTCTGTGCGGGGAAGGTGCGACCGACCGAATTCTCAACGATGGCCGGCAGTACTACCGGTTCAAGAAAACCCCTTACATGCCGGTGGAGTTTTCAGTGGCGGCCTATCGTTTGGGGCACAGCATGGTGCGCCAGCGCTATAGCCACAACCGGATCTTCGCTGATACCGGTTTTGATCTGTTGTTTGCGTTCTCCGGACTGTCTGGGGACATTATTGGAAATCTCGCACCGCAGCCTCCCACCGGGCCAACGCCAGTCAGTGTGTTGCCCAGCAACTGGATTATCGACTGGCGGCGCTTCCACGACCTTGACCGTCCATCGTCGATGCCATTCAATCCGTCGCGGAAACTGGACCCGTTGTTGGTGGAGGAACTTCATAATCTGCCGGGTGGTGGCGGTAACCTGGCTTTCCGTAATCTCAAGCGCGGCGTGAGCCTGGGCTTGCCCTCCGGCCAGGATGTGGCCCGTGAAATGGGCGTAGCCAATGCGTTGACTGCCGATGAAATTGCGACCGGGCCGGATGGCGAGGAAGCCAAGCGCCAGGGGCTGCATGAGTCAACACCGCTGTGGTACTACATCCTGAAGGAAGCGCAGGTGAAAGAGGCCGGTGACCGGCTGGGCCCGGTTGGGGCAGCCATCGTGTCCGAGGTGTTCGTGGGGTTGATCCACGGTGATCAGCAGTCGTTCCTCTGGCAGGAGGGCAAAGACTGGAAACCATCCCTGCCGGCAGCCACGCCAGGAACCTTCACCATGGCGGATATGTTGAGGTTTATTGGGGATATCAATCCCCTGGGAGACTGA
- a CDS encoding YebG family protein: MAVQALYYSERDGLEMALKHPDTMLFSSKAEADARDKVLELAEEITQFLQARVEGLDEAMAEKAALAIAEEKDLFAKALKKPSLLNETTDA; encoded by the coding sequence ATGGCCGTACAAGCGCTGTATTACTCGGAGAGGGATGGACTGGAGATGGCACTGAAACACCCCGACACAATGCTCTTCTCGTCCAAAGCGGAAGCCGATGCCCGGGACAAAGTCCTGGAACTGGCCGAGGAAATCACCCAGTTTCTACAGGCGCGAGTTGAGGGCCTGGATGAAGCCATGGCGGAAAAAGCGGCACTCGCCATTGCCGAGGAAAAGGACCTGTTCGCCAAGGCCCTGAAAAAACCCTCATTGCTGAACGAAACCACCGACGCATAA